A window from Acinonyx jubatus isolate Ajub_Pintada_27869175 chromosome E1, VMU_Ajub_asm_v1.0, whole genome shotgun sequence encodes these proteins:
- the CAMKK1 gene encoding calcium/calmodulin-dependent protein kinase kinase 1 isoform X1, protein MEGGPAVCCQDPRAELVERVAAIDVAHLEEAGGGPEPARNGVDPPPRTRAASVIPGGASRPPLARPSLSARKFSLQERSAGSCLEAQAGPYATGPASHISPRVWRRPTIESHHVAISDTEDCVQLNQYKLQSEIGKGAYGVVRLAYNESEDRHYAMKVLSKKKLLKQYGFPRRPPPRGSQATQGGPAKQLLPLERVYQEIAILKKLDHVNVVKLIEVLDDPAEDNLYLVFDLLRKGPVMEVPSDKPFPEEQARLYLRDIILGLEYLHCQKIIHRDIKPSNLLLGDDGHVKIADFGVSNQFEGNDAQLSSTAGTPAFMAPEAISDSGQSFSGKALDVWATGVTLYCFVYGKCPFIDDYILALHRKIKNEAVVFPEEPNISEELKDLILKMLDKNPETRIGVPDIKLHPWVTKSGEEPLPSEEEHCSVVEVTEEEVKNSVKLIPSWTTVILVKSMLRKRSFGNPFEPQARREERSMSAPGNLLSMLQGGDVVHPHPHLPPLPPAVWKRRAP, encoded by the exons ATGGAAGGGGGCCCAGCAGTCTGCTGCCAGGACCCTCGGGCAGAGTTGGTGGAGCGAGTGGCAGCCATTGATGTGGCCCACTTGGAGGAGGCAGGTGGTGGTCCAGAGCCTGCCAGGAATGGCGTGGACCCTCCACCAAGGACCAGAGCTGCCTCTGTGATCCCTGGTGGTGCTTCAAGACCCCCACTAGCCCGGCCCAGCCTTTCAGCCAGGAAGTTCTCCCTGCAAGAGCGGTCAGCAGGAAGCTGCCTGGAGGCCCAGGCTGGGCCTTATGCCACAGGGCCTGCCAGCCACATCTCCCCACGGGTCTGGCGGAGGCCCACCATTGAGTCCCACCATGTGGCTATCTCAGATACAGAG gactGTGTGCAGCTGAACCAATACAAGCTACAGAGTGAGATTGGCAAG GGTGCCTACGGCGTGGTGAGACTGGCCTACAACGAAAGTGAAGACAGGCACTAT GCAATGAAAGTTCTTTCCAAAAAGAAGTTACTGAAGCAGTATGGCTTTCCAC GTCGCCCTCCCCCAAGGGGGTCCCAAGCTACCCAAGGAGGACCAGCCAAGCAGCTGCTGCCGCTGGAGCGAGTGTACCAGGAGATTGCCATCTTGAAGAAGTTGGACCATGTGAATGTGGTCAAGCTGATTGAG GTTTTGGATGACCCAGCTGAGGACAATCTCTATTTAG tgtttgacCTCCTGAGAAAGGG GCCGGTCATGGAGGTGCCCAGCGACAAGCCCTTCCCCGAAGAGCAAGCTCGCCTCTACTTGCGGGACATCATCTTGGGCCTTGAGTACT TGCACTGCCAGAAGATCATCCACCGGGACATCAAGCCGTCCAACCTGCTCCTGGGCGATGATGGGCATGTGAAAATTGCCGACTTTGGCGTCAGCAACCAGTTTGAGGGGAACGACGCTCAGCTGTCCAGCACTGCTGGGACTCCAGCGTTCATGGCCCCCGAAGCCATTTCTGATTCCGGCCAGAGCTTCAGTGGGAAG GCCTTGGACGTGTGGGCCACTGGGGTCACATTATACTGCTTTGTCTATGGCAAG TGCCCGTTCATCGACGATTACATCCTGGCCCTGCATAGGAAGATCAAGAATGAGGCCGTGGTGTTTCCCGAGGA GCCAAACATCAGTGAGGAGCTCAAGGACCTAATCCTGAAGATGCTAGACAAGAATCCTGAAACAAGGATTGGGGTGCCAGACATCAAG TTGCACCCCTGGGTGACCAAGAGTGGGGAGGAGCCCCTTCCCTCAGAAGAGGAACACTGCAGTGTGGTGGAGGTGACCGAGGAGGAAGTGAAGAACTCGGTCAAGCTCATCCCCAGCTGGACCACGGTG ATCCTGGTTAAGTCCATGCTGAGAAAGCGTTCCTTTGGGAACCCATTTGAGCCCCAAGCTCGGAGGGAAGAGCGATCTATGTCTGCTCCAGGAAACTTACTGTC GATGCTGCAGGGAGGAGACGttgtgcacccccacccccatcttccgCCCCTTCCACCCGCTGTGTGGAAAAGGCGTGCTCCCTAG
- the CAMKK1 gene encoding calcium/calmodulin-dependent protein kinase kinase 1 isoform X3, whose product MEGGPAVCCQDPRAELVERVAAIDVAHLEEAGGGPEPARNGVDPPPRTRAASVIPGGASRPPLARPSLSARKFSLQERSAGSCLEAQAGPYATGPASHISPRVWRRPTIESHHVAISDTEDCVQLNQYKLQSEIGKGAYGVVRLAYNESEDRHYAMKVLSKKKLLKQYGFPRRPPPRGSQATQGGPAKQLLPLERVYQEIAILKKLDHVNVVKLIEVLDDPAEDNLYLGRSWRCPATSPSPKSKLASTCGTSSWALSTALDVWATGVTLYCFVYGKCPFIDDYILALHRKIKNEAVVFPEEPNISEELKDLILKMLDKNPETRIGVPDIKLHPWVTKSGEEPLPSEEEHCSVVEVTEEEVKNSVKLIPSWTTVILVKSMLRKRSFGNPFEPQARREERSMSAPGNLLSMLQGGDVVHPHPHLPPLPPAVWKRRAP is encoded by the exons ATGGAAGGGGGCCCAGCAGTCTGCTGCCAGGACCCTCGGGCAGAGTTGGTGGAGCGAGTGGCAGCCATTGATGTGGCCCACTTGGAGGAGGCAGGTGGTGGTCCAGAGCCTGCCAGGAATGGCGTGGACCCTCCACCAAGGACCAGAGCTGCCTCTGTGATCCCTGGTGGTGCTTCAAGACCCCCACTAGCCCGGCCCAGCCTTTCAGCCAGGAAGTTCTCCCTGCAAGAGCGGTCAGCAGGAAGCTGCCTGGAGGCCCAGGCTGGGCCTTATGCCACAGGGCCTGCCAGCCACATCTCCCCACGGGTCTGGCGGAGGCCCACCATTGAGTCCCACCATGTGGCTATCTCAGATACAGAG gactGTGTGCAGCTGAACCAATACAAGCTACAGAGTGAGATTGGCAAG GGTGCCTACGGCGTGGTGAGACTGGCCTACAACGAAAGTGAAGACAGGCACTAT GCAATGAAAGTTCTTTCCAAAAAGAAGTTACTGAAGCAGTATGGCTTTCCAC GTCGCCCTCCCCCAAGGGGGTCCCAAGCTACCCAAGGAGGACCAGCCAAGCAGCTGCTGCCGCTGGAGCGAGTGTACCAGGAGATTGCCATCTTGAAGAAGTTGGACCATGTGAATGTGGTCAAGCTGATTGAG GTTTTGGATGACCCAGCTGAGGACAATCTCTATTTAG GCCGGTCATGGAGGTGCCCAGCGACAAGCCCTTCCCCGAAGAGCAAGCTCGCCTCTACTTGCGGGACATCATCTTGGGCCTTGAGTACT GCCTTGGACGTGTGGGCCACTGGGGTCACATTATACTGCTTTGTCTATGGCAAG TGCCCGTTCATCGACGATTACATCCTGGCCCTGCATAGGAAGATCAAGAATGAGGCCGTGGTGTTTCCCGAGGA GCCAAACATCAGTGAGGAGCTCAAGGACCTAATCCTGAAGATGCTAGACAAGAATCCTGAAACAAGGATTGGGGTGCCAGACATCAAG TTGCACCCCTGGGTGACCAAGAGTGGGGAGGAGCCCCTTCCCTCAGAAGAGGAACACTGCAGTGTGGTGGAGGTGACCGAGGAGGAAGTGAAGAACTCGGTCAAGCTCATCCCCAGCTGGACCACGGTG ATCCTGGTTAAGTCCATGCTGAGAAAGCGTTCCTTTGGGAACCCATTTGAGCCCCAAGCTCGGAGGGAAGAGCGATCTATGTCTGCTCCAGGAAACTTACTGTC GATGCTGCAGGGAGGAGACGttgtgcacccccacccccatcttccgCCCCTTCCACCCGCTGTGTGGAAAAGGCGTGCTCCCTAG
- the CAMKK1 gene encoding calcium/calmodulin-dependent protein kinase kinase 1 isoform X2 codes for MEGGPAVCCQDPRAELVERVAAIDVAHLEEAGGGPEPARNGVDPPPRTRAASVIPGGASRPPLARPSLSARKFSLQERSAGSCLEAQAGPYATGPASHISPRVWRRPTIESHHVAISDTEDCVQLNQYKLQSEIGKGAYGVVRLAYNESEDRHYAMKVLSKKKLLKQYGFPRRPPPRGSQATQGGPAKQLLPLERVYQEIAILKKLDHVNVVKLIEVLDDPAEDNLYLVFDLLRKGPVMEVPSDKPFPEEQARLYLRDIILGLEYLHCQKIIHRDIKPSNLLLGDDGHVKIADFGVSNQFEGNDAQLSSTAGTPAFMAPEAISDSGQSFSGKALDVWATGVTLYCFVYGKCPFIDDYILALHRKIKNEAVVFPEEPNISEELKDLILKMLDKNPETRIGVPDIKLHPWVTKSGEEPLPSEEEHCSVVEVTEEEVKNSVKLIPSWTTVILVKSMLRKRSFGNPFEPQARREERSMSAPGNLLSKDRCGEGGKSLELPGVQEDEAAS; via the exons ATGGAAGGGGGCCCAGCAGTCTGCTGCCAGGACCCTCGGGCAGAGTTGGTGGAGCGAGTGGCAGCCATTGATGTGGCCCACTTGGAGGAGGCAGGTGGTGGTCCAGAGCCTGCCAGGAATGGCGTGGACCCTCCACCAAGGACCAGAGCTGCCTCTGTGATCCCTGGTGGTGCTTCAAGACCCCCACTAGCCCGGCCCAGCCTTTCAGCCAGGAAGTTCTCCCTGCAAGAGCGGTCAGCAGGAAGCTGCCTGGAGGCCCAGGCTGGGCCTTATGCCACAGGGCCTGCCAGCCACATCTCCCCACGGGTCTGGCGGAGGCCCACCATTGAGTCCCACCATGTGGCTATCTCAGATACAGAG gactGTGTGCAGCTGAACCAATACAAGCTACAGAGTGAGATTGGCAAG GGTGCCTACGGCGTGGTGAGACTGGCCTACAACGAAAGTGAAGACAGGCACTAT GCAATGAAAGTTCTTTCCAAAAAGAAGTTACTGAAGCAGTATGGCTTTCCAC GTCGCCCTCCCCCAAGGGGGTCCCAAGCTACCCAAGGAGGACCAGCCAAGCAGCTGCTGCCGCTGGAGCGAGTGTACCAGGAGATTGCCATCTTGAAGAAGTTGGACCATGTGAATGTGGTCAAGCTGATTGAG GTTTTGGATGACCCAGCTGAGGACAATCTCTATTTAG tgtttgacCTCCTGAGAAAGGG GCCGGTCATGGAGGTGCCCAGCGACAAGCCCTTCCCCGAAGAGCAAGCTCGCCTCTACTTGCGGGACATCATCTTGGGCCTTGAGTACT TGCACTGCCAGAAGATCATCCACCGGGACATCAAGCCGTCCAACCTGCTCCTGGGCGATGATGGGCATGTGAAAATTGCCGACTTTGGCGTCAGCAACCAGTTTGAGGGGAACGACGCTCAGCTGTCCAGCACTGCTGGGACTCCAGCGTTCATGGCCCCCGAAGCCATTTCTGATTCCGGCCAGAGCTTCAGTGGGAAG GCCTTGGACGTGTGGGCCACTGGGGTCACATTATACTGCTTTGTCTATGGCAAG TGCCCGTTCATCGACGATTACATCCTGGCCCTGCATAGGAAGATCAAGAATGAGGCCGTGGTGTTTCCCGAGGA GCCAAACATCAGTGAGGAGCTCAAGGACCTAATCCTGAAGATGCTAGACAAGAATCCTGAAACAAGGATTGGGGTGCCAGACATCAAG TTGCACCCCTGGGTGACCAAGAGTGGGGAGGAGCCCCTTCCCTCAGAAGAGGAACACTGCAGTGTGGTGGAGGTGACCGAGGAGGAAGTGAAGAACTCGGTCAAGCTCATCCCCAGCTGGACCACGGTG ATCCTGGTTAAGTCCATGCTGAGAAAGCGTTCCTTTGGGAACCCATTTGAGCCCCAAGCTCGGAGGGAAGAGCGATCTATGTCTGCTCCAGGAAACTTACTGTC GAAAGACAGGTGTGGCGAAGGGGGCAAGAGCCTGGAGCTCCCCGGCGTTCAAGAAGATGAGGCTGCATCCTGA